In Gavia stellata isolate bGavSte3 chromosome 28, bGavSte3.hap2, whole genome shotgun sequence, a single genomic region encodes these proteins:
- the DLX4 gene encoding homeobox protein DLX-4: MTMSSVAESLLGPDPSKAAFLELGHPSPPHYPLHGLHPAGHPQHDPPPFASYGRPGPYPYPGGAPPPPHGGPYLPYPPPGAQHPPAGLAHGARLQDAEHEKPPAVANGELRINGKGKKLRKPRTIYSSLQLQALNQRFQQTQYLALPERAELAAQLGLTQTQVKIWFQNKRSKYKKIMKQGSSVPDGEHLHTAASLSPCSPSIPPLWDIPVPGKGAPLAPSSYINSFGAWYQPHPQDAIPRAPMM; this comes from the exons ATGACCATGAGCTCCGTGGCCGAGAGCCTGCTGGGGCCCGACCCCTCCAAAGCCGCTTTCCTGGAGCTCGGCCACCCCTCGCCGCCGCACTACCCGCTGCACGGCCTCCACCCTGCCGGCCACCCCCAACACGACCCGCCGCCCTTCGCCTCCTACGGCCGCCCCGGGCCCTACCCCTACCCCGGCGgtgcccccccgccgccccacgGCGGGCCCTACCTGCCCTACCCGCCCCCCGGCGCCCAGCACCCCCCGGCCGGGCTGGCCCACGGCGCCAGGCTGCAGGACGCAG AGCACGAGAAGCCCCCGGCCGTCGCCAACGGGGAGCTGCGCATCAACGGCAAGGGGAAGAAGCTGCGCAAGCCGCGCACCATCTACTCCAGCCTGCAGCTGCAAGCCCTCAACCAGCGCTTCCAGCAGACCCAGTACCTGGCGCTGCCGGAGCGCGCCGAGCTGGCGGCCCAGCTGGGGCTCACCCAGACCCAG GTCAAGATCTGGTTCCAGAACAAGCGCTCCAAGTACAAGAAGATCATGAAGCAGGGCTCGAGCGTGCCCGACGGGGAGCACCTCCACACCGccgcctccctctccccctgctcccccagcatccccccacTCTGGGACATCCCCGTGCCAGGCAAAGGGGCCCCCCTGGCCCCCAGCAGCTACATCAACAGCTTCGGAGCCTGGTACCAGCCGCACCCGCAGGACGCCATCCCTCGGGCCCCCATGATGTGA